AATAGATTATTAAGACTTAGTTTTAATTTATACTGCTTCCGCGCAACGTTTGCAAAGTCCGTTCTTTCTTTCCTCAGCAGGATGTCTCCAGCAGCGAGGACATTCCTCGTCTTTCGGTTTGACCACGCGAACGAAGAATTTCTCATCCGAATATTCGGAAAGAAGTTCTCGGTCAGACTTCTCGAAGCCTACCTGAGAAACTGTAAATACAAGTTCCAAAACATCTAAGGAGAAGTCTTTCTTTAACCCGCTTTCTGATTTTGCGGAAAGTTCTACAGCGGCTTCTAAGGATTTTCCTAATTTACCCGCTTGTCTTGCAAGTTCCAAACTCTTATGGACAGTTTCTCTTGCTGCAAGTGCTTCTTCGAATTTAGATTCTAATTCCTTATTTCTATAAGAAGAAAGATCCGGGAATTCTTCCAAGAAGACGGATTCTTTTTTGCCGTTCTCCTTCCAAACTTCTTCTGTAGTGAAGCTTAGGATAGGAGCAGAGTAGATGCAAAGAGTCTCTAATATTTTTTGTAAAGCTGTAGAAGAAGATCTTCTTGTCTTAGAATCTCTTCGATCGCAGTACATTCTATCTCGAATCATTTCGAAATAATCCTGAGAAAGAGTAACAGTACAGAATAGTAGAAGTTTCTGATATACTTGGTGAAACTGATAGTTCTCGTAATGGGACTTTAGTTCTTCCGAGAGATGAGATAGTCTAGAGAGATAGTATTTATCCACTTCTTCCAATTCGGAAAGCTCCAGATTTTGAGCTTGGGTATGACCGGAAAGATTTCCCAAAAGATAACGGAATGTATTTCTAATCTTGCGATAATTATCCGCAATGATCTTCATTCCTTCTTTTCCTACTCGAACATCATCTCTGAAATCCTGGGAGCTGACCCAGAGTCTGAGAATATCTGCGCCATAAACATTGATAATATCAGTAGTAGGATCGATCCCGTTGCCGAGAGACTTGGACATGGCTCTTCCTTGCTCGTCCAAAACATAACCGTGAGTAAGAACTGCCTTGTAAGGGGGAAGGGAACGCAATGCCATTGACGGCCAAAGACTGGACTGGAACCAACCTCTGTGCTGATCGGAACCTTCTAAATAAAGATCCGCAGGAGGTTCGGAAGCTCTTTCTTTCAATACTGCAAAGTTGGAAACTCCCGAATCGAACCATACGTCTAGAATATCTCTTCCCTTTCTGAAAGAAGTAGATCCGCATTTAGAACATTTCGTATCAGGTGGAAGAAGTGATTCTGCAGGTTCGCTGTACCAGATCTCGATCCCTTTCTCTCTTACTAATTCGGTGAAGAACTTTACGGATTTTGCATCTAGATGCGTCTCGCTGCAGGACTCGCAGGAGAATGCAGGTATAGGAACTCCCCAGTTTCTTTGGCGAGAAAGACACCAATCCGGTCTAGTCTCCACCATGGAGCGTATTCTGGAAATTCCCCAGTTCGGGATCCAACTTACCTTGTCGATTGCCTCTAAAGATTTTTCTCTGAGACCTTGGTAATCAATTTGAAAGAACCATTGAGGGGTCGCTCTGAAGATCAGAGGCTTCTTGCTTCTCCAGCTATGAGGATAACTATGTTCGAACTCTGAGTAATGGACTAATAGACCTTTCTCTTTCAGTAGTTCTACGATCTTAGGATTCGCATCCCAGACCTTGATCCCTTTCATCATAGGGAACTCGTCTGTATATCTACCGTAATCGTCTACCGGAGAATAAGGTTCCAATCCGGCTGCGAGTCCCACCTTATAGTCGTCTTGTCCATGACCAGGTGCAGTATGAACTGCCCCGGTTCCCGCATCCAGGGTCACATGTTCACCGAATAAAGGAATGGAATCCTGATCCAAGAAAGGATGTCTGAAAGTAAGCTTGGCGATCTCTTCTGTCGAAATTGCTTCTGACTTAGTCAATTGGATCTCGGCAGCTTTTTCTACAGCTTCTTTTAGGCCGTCCGCAATGAGTAAAAGATCACCGTTAGACGCCTTGTAATAGGAATAAGAGAACTTAGGATTAAAACTGATCGCTAAATTTGCAGGAAGTGTCCAAGGAGTAGTCGTCCAGATTAGGCAGTATTTTCCTGCCTGTCCTTTAACAGGAAACTTCACATAGATAGACGGAGATTTATGAGGATAGTATTCTATCTCGGCTTCTGCATGAGCAGTTGCGAGCTCTATACACCAATATACCGGTTTCTTGCCTCGGTATACATAACCTTTTTCGAATAGACTTCCGAAGACTTCTACGATCTTGGCCTCAAAATCCGGGCTCATGGTCTTGTAGATTCTTCCTTCTTCCCAGAAACAGAGGAAACGAGAAAGGTCTCCGCTTTGTTTCTTTACGAATTCTTCGGCGTATTCTCTACAAAGTTTTCTTAATTCTTCTGGGCCGGTTTCTCTCGCCTTCTTCCCTAAATTTTTAAGTACTTGCACTTCGATAGGAAGACCATGACAGTCCCAACCCGGGATCATGTCGGTATAATATCCCGCGAAGAATTTGGATTTCACCACAAGATCTTTTAGGATCTTGTTAAGTGCGTGGCCTGTATGAAAATTACCGTTAGCGTATGGAGGCCCGTCATGAAGAAGAAATTCCGGACGACCTTTTCTCTTCTCCTTCATTTTATGAAGGATCTTTTCCGAATGCCAGATTTTGATCTGCTCAGGCTCTCTCGTAGCGAGGCCGGCCTTCATAGGAAATTCGGTTTGAGGGAGGATGACTGTATTCGAGTACGGGTTCTTCTTATCTTCTTCTTTCATATTTGATTAAAATTCTAACTTCAGTTTAGGAAGCAGCTTTCTTGCAGCTTCTACTTGAGAAGGCTTCAGTCCTGTTTCCTTAAAGATGATCATTCTGAGCTTAGGATGACTTGCAAGAGAGCTCAAATTCTTGGGCATAGATTCTATCTTTCTGTTTCTCGCCAGATCTAAAACTTCTAGATGAGTGATCTTAAGAACAGTGTCCACGTCCGCTTCGTTGAATATGATCTTGTTCGAATCCAAGTAAACAGCTTCTATAGGAGTGCCTATCAATTGCAGAGGGATCGTCTCGAAATCGTTATTCCCCGCAAAGAAAAACTTCAGCTTGGGAAGTTTTTGGAAGGAATCTGGAAGTTTATCAATATCATTCCCGTAAATATTCAAATATTCTAAACTACTCCAATCTCCGGTATTTTCCGGAAGAGAAGTAAGTTCGTTCATTCTGAGATCCAGCCATTTCAGATTCGGGAATGTAAATAGAACCGGAGGAATCTGGCCCATCTTTCCGAGGCCAAGATCTAGCTTATCTATAATAGAAGGATTTTTGGCCGCGGTTTCTAAGATCTCCTGAGGAGATCTTCTGCAATCCGCAGAGAATACATAGGCAAGAATGAGTAGGGGGAATAGCTGCTTTTTATTGAACATTATTTGAATACTTCCCTAAGTCCTAATTCGTAAGGTTCGCGCAATTGTGACTCGTTCAATTGGATCGCATAATCTTGGATGGATAGCTCAGGAGTTTCCTCTACGCTTCCTATAGAATGGAATTCTAATCCTTTAGATTTTACGAAATTACGAATGCTTTCTTCATTCTTAGACTCATAGCCGATTAAAACGCTCGCGGAGCTTTCTCCAAAAAGAGTCAGGTCTTTTCTGGATTGGCGGATCGAGTTCAAGTTTGCTTTGATCCCGAAGCCTGAGAGAAGAACTAACTTTGCGAGTGCTAAGGCAATTCCTCCTAAGGATAAGTCTTTTGCGAAGGAGAGCTCTCCTTTCTTTCTGAGAGAAACCAATGTTTCTAATAATGACTTTTCGTCGGAGAGTTCGAATTTAGGGATCTCACCTTGAACCGTTCCTAAGAACAATTTCTGGTATTCGCTTCCGCCTAAGCTTGGCTGGAATTTTCCGATGAGGGCTAATTTTAATCCTGCTTTTTTAGGAGCGGCCCAAACTGCATCCTTTTGGTTCTCCAATATTCCGACCATGCCTATGGTAGGAGTGGGGAAGATCGGTCCTTCTGGAGATTCGTTGTAGAAGGAAACATTTCCTCCTGTTACCGGTAATCCTAGATATCTGCAAGCATCTCCCATTCCTCGTACACATTCAGAAAACATATAATAGTTTTCTGGAATATACGGATTGGCAAAGTTCAGATTGTTTGTGACTCCTAACGGCTCTGCTCCAGTCACTGCCACATTTCTCGCAGCCTCACAAACCGCAAATGCAGCGCCTTTATAAGGATCCAGATAGGTGAACCTGGAATTGCAATCGGTTGCGGTGGCCAAGGCCATATTCGTATTCGGAATAGCGGAAAGACCTCCGTCTGCTCCAGGTCCGATCAGTTTAACGAGACCAACTTCGGTATCGTACTGCTCTATGATAGGTCTGCGAGAAGATATATTCCAAGAATTTAATAGTTTTAAGAGGGTAGGAGTCAGTTTTCCTTCTTCCAGATCGGGAGAAGAATCCAAGGTCCATTTGCTTACCTTATCCAAATATTCAGGTCGCTTTGTATCTCTTACATAGCGAGGGGCTCCCCCACCGAGGACTAAGCACTCTGCAGGGATTTTTGCCTTCAAGTTCCCATCTTTATAAACTTCTAATAGACCTGTGTCCGTGACCTCTCCGATCTGGACCGCATTTAGATTCCATTTTTTGAATATAGAAATTAACTCTTCTTCTTTCCCTTTTTGAGGAATTACGAGCATTCTTTCTTGGCTTTCGGAGAGCATTGCTTCATAAGCATTCATTCCGGTTTCGCGGAAAGGAACCAGATCCAAGTTGATCTTCATTCCTGTATTTCCCTTCGCGCTCATCTCGGAAGTTGCACAGGAAATTCCTGCTGCGCCCATGTCCTGGATCCCAACCAACAGCTTTTTTTGAATAGCTTCGAGAGAAGCTTCCATTAGAAGTTTTTCCATGAATGGATCGCCCACTTGCACGGCGGAACGTTTGGACTCGGATTCTTTTGTTAGGTCCTTGGATGCGAAAGAAGCTCCATGGATTCCATCTCTTCCTGTAGTAGATCCTACGATAAAGACAGAGTTACCTACCTTTCCTCCAGTGGTCGCGCTTGCCATCTGATCATGTTGTACGATCCCTACGGTCATTGCATTTACGAGAGGGTTCTTAGAGAAACATTCGTCTATGAATAGTTCTCCTCCTGAGACTGCGATCCCTAGAGAGTTACCGTAATCTCCGATCCCTTTTACTGCTCGGGATAATAAGTATTTATTGCGAGGCTCGTCCGGATTCCCAAAGCGAAGAGAGTTCAAAGAGACAATTGGTCTTGCTCCCATGGTGAATATATCTCTCATGATCCCGCCCACTCCAGTGGCTGCGCCTTGGTAAGGCTCAACTGCGGTAGGGTGGTTATGGCTTTCTATTTTGAAGACAACTGCGAGCCCTTGGCCTATGTCCATAGCGCCTGCATTCTCTTCGCCCGCTTGGGCCAGAAGCTTGTCCGATTTTGTAGGAAGAGTTTTTAATTGAAGAATAGAATTCTTGTACGAGCAATGTTCCGACCACATTGCGGAGAAGATCCCGAGTTCGGTGGAGTTAGGAACCCGGTCTAGAATTTCCTGGATTTTGGTAAATTCTTCTGACGTGAGTCCGTGTTCGAGTGCATCTTGGAGGGAAACGGATTCTTTTTCCATTACGGGACCAGTTTTTCTCGCTTAGGCCCCACTGAAAACTATTTTAGGGAGAAGAGAACCCTTATAGCAAGGATTCGACATGCTGGATCTGACCGGAAAATGTCCGCTTTCCGATCAGATCAGCCTGATATGCATCAACCGAGTAACTTGTAGATCGCCATGTAGAATGGGACCG
Above is a window of Leptospira semungkisensis DNA encoding:
- the ileS gene encoding isoleucine--tRNA ligase — protein: MKEEDKKNPYSNTVILPQTEFPMKAGLATREPEQIKIWHSEKILHKMKEKRKGRPEFLLHDGPPYANGNFHTGHALNKILKDLVVKSKFFAGYYTDMIPGWDCHGLPIEVQVLKNLGKKARETGPEELRKLCREYAEEFVKKQSGDLSRFLCFWEEGRIYKTMSPDFEAKIVEVFGSLFEKGYVYRGKKPVYWCIELATAHAEAEIEYYPHKSPSIYVKFPVKGQAGKYCLIWTTTPWTLPANLAISFNPKFSYSYYKASNGDLLLIADGLKEAVEKAAEIQLTKSEAISTEEIAKLTFRHPFLDQDSIPLFGEHVTLDAGTGAVHTAPGHGQDDYKVGLAAGLEPYSPVDDYGRYTDEFPMMKGIKVWDANPKIVELLKEKGLLVHYSEFEHSYPHSWRSKKPLIFRATPQWFFQIDYQGLREKSLEAIDKVSWIPNWGISRIRSMVETRPDWCLSRQRNWGVPIPAFSCESCSETHLDAKSVKFFTELVREKGIEIWYSEPAESLLPPDTKCSKCGSTSFRKGRDILDVWFDSGVSNFAVLKERASEPPADLYLEGSDQHRGWFQSSLWPSMALRSLPPYKAVLTHGYVLDEQGRAMSKSLGNGIDPTTDIINVYGADILRLWVSSQDFRDDVRVGKEGMKIIADNYRKIRNTFRYLLGNLSGHTQAQNLELSELEEVDKYYLSRLSHLSEELKSHYENYQFHQVYQKLLLFCTVTLSQDYFEMIRDRMYCDRRDSKTRRSSSTALQKILETLCIYSAPILSFTTEEVWKENGKKESVFLEEFPDLSSYRNKELESKFEEALAARETVHKSLELARQAGKLGKSLEAAVELSAKSESGLKKDFSLDVLELVFTVSQVGFEKSDRELLSEYSDEKFFVRVVKPKDEECPRCWRHPAEERKNGLCKRCAEAV
- the purL gene encoding phosphoribosylformylglycinamidine synthase subunit PurL, with the translated sequence MEKESVSLQDALEHGLTSEEFTKIQEILDRVPNSTELGIFSAMWSEHCSYKNSILQLKTLPTKSDKLLAQAGEENAGAMDIGQGLAVVFKIESHNHPTAVEPYQGAATGVGGIMRDIFTMGARPIVSLNSLRFGNPDEPRNKYLLSRAVKGIGDYGNSLGIAVSGGELFIDECFSKNPLVNAMTVGIVQHDQMASATTGGKVGNSVFIVGSTTGRDGIHGASFASKDLTKESESKRSAVQVGDPFMEKLLMEASLEAIQKKLLVGIQDMGAAGISCATSEMSAKGNTGMKINLDLVPFRETGMNAYEAMLSESQERMLVIPQKGKEEELISIFKKWNLNAVQIGEVTDTGLLEVYKDGNLKAKIPAECLVLGGGAPRYVRDTKRPEYLDKVSKWTLDSSPDLEEGKLTPTLLKLLNSWNISSRRPIIEQYDTEVGLVKLIGPGADGGLSAIPNTNMALATATDCNSRFTYLDPYKGAAFAVCEAARNVAVTGAEPLGVTNNLNFANPYIPENYYMFSECVRGMGDACRYLGLPVTGGNVSFYNESPEGPIFPTPTIGMVGILENQKDAVWAAPKKAGLKLALIGKFQPSLGGSEYQKLFLGTVQGEIPKFELSDEKSLLETLVSLRKKGELSFAKDLSLGGIALALAKLVLLSGFGIKANLNSIRQSRKDLTLFGESSASVLIGYESKNEESIRNFVKSKGLEFHSIGSVEETPELSIQDYAIQLNESQLREPYELGLREVFK
- a CDS encoding leucine-rich repeat domain-containing protein; translation: MFNKKQLFPLLILAYVFSADCRRSPQEILETAAKNPSIIDKLDLGLGKMGQIPPVLFTFPNLKWLDLRMNELTSLPENTGDWSSLEYLNIYGNDIDKLPDSFQKLPKLKFFFAGNNDFETIPLQLIGTPIEAVYLDSNKIIFNEADVDTVLKITHLEVLDLARNRKIESMPKNLSSLASHPKLRMIIFKETGLKPSQVEAARKLLPKLKLEF